A section of the Chloroflexota bacterium genome encodes:
- a CDS encoding SRPBCC family protein, with product MSRFRILREIWLPQPRERVFEFFADPRNLEKLTPAWLRFEVLDPESIQLDAGASIDYRLRLRGFPLRWRSQIVIWDPPRRFVDIQIRGPYQEWAHEHRFESQSDGTLVIDRVDYTVPGGRLVNRLFVRRDLEKIFDYRTAALRSIFVRGDARAGPANPP from the coding sequence GTGTCGAGATTCCGCATCCTCAGGGAAATCTGGCTGCCGCAGCCGCGGGAGAGGGTCTTCGAGTTCTTCGCCGACCCGCGCAACCTTGAAAAGCTCACTCCGGCATGGCTGCGGTTCGAAGTCCTGGATCCAGAATCGATCCAATTGGACGCCGGCGCATCAATCGACTACCGCTTGCGGCTGCGCGGTTTCCCGCTTCGCTGGCGCAGCCAAATCGTCATTTGGGATCCCCCGCGCAGGTTCGTTGACATCCAGATCCGCGGCCCCTACCAAGAATGGGCGCACGAGCACCGTTTCGAGTCCCAATCCGACGGGACTCTCGTAATCGACCGCGTCGACTACACGGTGCCGGGTGGGCGCCTGGTCAACCGGCTGTTTGTGCGCAGGGACCTGGAGAAGATATTCGACTACCGCACCGCCGCGTTGCGCAGCATATTTGTACGCGGTGACGCCCGCGCCGGCCCGGCAAACCCTCCCTGA
- a CDS encoding sugar ABC transporter permease encodes MRGRVAQFSAVRGDGARRRLGLTFRGGLVAYLFVLPSIVFIVVFIILPILAALYYSFTTYDLLTAPKLTGIDNYRALGSEPRFPPAVRNTLLFALGTVPTGVLISLLLAVLINRSIVGIVFFRAMFYMPVVSSFAAVSIIFLWLYEPQVGIIGKFMQSLGMAPIRWVRDPDTALLSIILMSVWKNLGLNMVLYLAGLQSIPPHLYEAADIDGAGRLQKLLRITLPLLAPTTYFVVIVYFIGALQMFTQVFFMTCDYETNICGGPVDSTITIVMLIYLEAFAALKMGFAAALSFALFAVIGIVTAVNARLLSYDIGY; translated from the coding sequence TTGCGGGGCAGGGTGGCTCAATTCAGCGCGGTTCGCGGCGACGGCGCGCGGCGCCGGCTGGGACTGACTTTCCGCGGCGGGCTGGTCGCGTACCTGTTCGTCCTCCCGTCCATCGTTTTCATTGTCGTGTTCATCATCCTGCCAATCCTGGCCGCCCTCTACTACAGCTTCACCACCTACGATCTGCTGACCGCCCCCAAACTGACCGGAATCGACAACTACCGGGCCCTCGGCAGCGAACCCAGATTCCCGCCCGCGGTCCGCAACACCCTGCTCTTCGCCCTGGGCACGGTGCCCACCGGGGTGCTGATTTCACTGCTCCTGGCGGTCTTGATCAACCGCTCCATCGTCGGAATCGTCTTTTTCCGGGCAATGTTCTACATGCCCGTCGTTTCCTCGTTCGCGGCGGTCTCGATCATATTTCTCTGGCTGTACGAACCACAGGTAGGGATCATCGGCAAGTTCATGCAGTCGCTGGGCATGGCGCCGATCAGGTGGGTCCGCGACCCGGATACGGCCCTGCTTTCGATCATCCTGATGAGTGTTTGGAAGAACCTGGGTTTGAACATGGTCCTTTATCTGGCCGGGCTGCAATCGATCCCGCCGCACCTTTACGAGGCCGCCGACATCGACGGGGCGGGTCGACTGCAAAAGCTCTTGCGCATCACGCTGCCACTGCTCGCCCCGACGACATATTTCGTGGTGATCGTCTACTTCATCGGCGCCCTGCAGATGTTCACGCAGGTGTTCTTTATGACCTGCGACTACGAGACCAACATCTGCGGGGGTCCGGTGGACTCGACGATCACGATCGTGATGCTTATCTACCTGGAGGCGTTCGCGGCGCTGAAGATGGGATTTGCGGCGGCGCTCTCGTTCGCCCTTTTCGCGGTCATCGGGATCGTCACCGCTGTCAACGCGCGACTGCTCTCATACGACATCGGGTACTGA
- a CDS encoding aminopeptidase P family protein, with the protein MASEPAELRKAVAVPVPELLNHERAIARMAERGIDLLLAGGYVNFGYLAGFFTHFGRDFPGPLYNGLPLVRFAALPADPDIPPFFVTCPDEAEDVAFQGSWIEDRRFVGPASELPGPDVSPNTEAEPFEELARALAARGLAEAVIGVDLADISARTASRLAAHSPLAELVDATQDFIYVRMVKTPAELARLEGAVEGSERGHAAVPRHLATGLSERELAGHVRRAVADSRTVPYILHLNAGPVGPTLLPPTDRRIARNSVVSVDVGCIHRDYAGDKFHVYAFGDPPLRAFEIHEGLDRVNAALLDALRPGTSGAELFQLGRTRMESEGLEMAGAFIGHGIGIDIHETPYLAPVDPTPLEAGMVIVLEAGTRVADLGHFCSEITCLIEPDGVRPLTRIGHQISRVAAN; encoded by the coding sequence ATGGCCTCTGAACCGGCCGAGTTGCGGAAGGCGGTTGCCGTGCCCGTACCCGAACTGCTAAACCACGAACGCGCCATCGCCCGGATGGCCGAACGCGGCATCGATCTGCTCCTGGCCGGCGGGTACGTGAACTTCGGGTACCTCGCCGGCTTCTTCACCCATTTCGGACGCGACTTCCCGGGGCCGCTCTACAACGGACTGCCGCTGGTCCGCTTCGCCGCCCTGCCGGCCGACCCGGACATTCCGCCGTTTTTTGTCACCTGTCCCGACGAAGCCGAAGACGTGGCTTTCCAGGGCAGCTGGATCGAGGACCGCCGCTTCGTGGGTCCGGCTTCGGAGTTGCCCGGACCGGACGTTTCCCCCAACACCGAAGCCGAGCCTTTCGAGGAGTTGGCGCGCGCCCTCGCCGCCAGGGGGCTCGCGGAGGCGGTAATCGGAGTCGACCTGGCCGATATTTCTGCCCGCACCGCCAGTCGCCTGGCCGCACATTCGCCGCTCGCCGAACTAGTCGACGCCACGCAGGACTTCATCTACGTCCGGATGGTCAAGACCCCGGCGGAACTGGCCCGGCTCGAGGGGGCCGTGGAGGGCAGCGAACGCGGACACGCAGCAGTCCCGCGGCATCTCGCCACCGGGTTGAGTGAACGCGAACTGGCCGGCCATGTTCGCCGCGCGGTCGCCGATTCCCGCACCGTTCCCTACATCTTGCACCTGAACGCCGGCCCGGTCGGCCCGACCCTGCTGCCGCCAACCGATCGGCGCATCGCACGCAATTCGGTCGTGTCGGTCGACGTCGGTTGCATTCACCGCGATTACGCCGGCGACAAGTTTCACGTGTACGCGTTCGGCGACCCTCCGCTGCGGGCATTCGAAATCCATGAAGGGCTCGATAGGGTGAACGCGGCCCTGCTTGATGCCTTGCGACCGGGGACAAGCGGAGCTGAGCTATTTCAGCTGGGGCGGACGCGGATGGAGTCCGAGGGATTGGAAATGGCCGGGGCCTTCATTGGTCACGGAATCGGCATCGATATCCACGAAACGCCGTACCTGGCCCCGGTCGACCCGACGCCGCTTGAGGCGGGGATGGTGATAGTCCTCGAAGCCGGAACGAGGGTCGCAGATCTAGGTCATTTCTGTTCCGAGATAACCTGCCTGATCGAGCCCGACGGCGTTCGCCCGCTCACTCGGATCGGGCACCAGATCAGCCGCGTTGCGGCAAACTAG
- a CDS encoding sugar ABC transporter permease yields MVCGGPLDTTITIVLLVFLEAFLALKMGFGAALSFILFAVIALITIINSRILSYDIGY; encoded by the coding sequence ATGGTTTGCGGCGGACCTTTAGACACCACCATCACGATCGTTCTGCTCGTTTTCTTGGAAGCGTTCTTGGCCCTGAAGATGGGATTCGGCGCCGCGCTATCCTTCATCCTGTTCGCGGTGATCGCGCTGATCACGATCATCAACTCGCGAATCCTGAGTTACGACATCGGATACTGA
- a CDS encoding sugar ABC transporter permease: protein MTLRRRLGLTYRGGATAYLFVLPSILFITVFVIIPIFGILYYSFTDYDLLTPPKWVGLENYQKAPDEPRFFPAIRNTLFFALGTVPAGVVTSLLLAVLINRAIRGIYFFRAMFYMPVVSSFVSVSLIFLWLYEPQVGFANETLRAVGLPGSKWLLGPETALMAIIIMSIWKNMGLNMVLYLAGLQSIPPHLYEAADIDGAGRVSKMFRITLPLLAPTTYFVVIVYFIGALQVFVQMYIMTCRTTF from the coding sequence ATGACGCTTCGCAGGCGGCTCGGACTGACTTACCGAGGCGGAGCGACGGCTTACCTGTTCGTTCTGCCGTCGATCCTGTTTATCACGGTGTTCGTCATCATCCCGATCTTCGGAATCCTCTACTACAGCTTCACCGACTACGACCTGCTCACCCCGCCGAAATGGGTTGGTCTGGAAAACTACCAAAAGGCGCCGGACGAGCCCCGGTTCTTCCCGGCTATACGCAACACGCTGTTCTTCGCGCTCGGCACGGTTCCGGCCGGGGTGGTCACCTCGCTGCTGTTGGCGGTGCTGATCAACCGCGCGATCCGCGGAATCTACTTCTTCCGGGCCATGTTCTACATGCCGGTCGTTTCCTCTTTCGTATCGGTTTCGCTGATTTTCCTCTGGCTGTACGAACCCCAAGTCGGGTTCGCCAACGAGACCCTGCGGGCGGTGGGCCTGCCGGGGTCCAAGTGGCTGCTGGGTCCGGAAACGGCCCTGATGGCCATCATCATCATGAGCATCTGGAAGAACATGGGCCTCAACATGGTTCTTTACCTGGCCGGCCTGCAGTCGATCCCGCCGCACCTGTACGAAGCGGCGGACATCGACGGAGCCGGCCGCGTGTCCAAGATGTTCAGGATCACGTTGCCCCTGCTGGCACCGACAACCTACTTTGTCGTCATTGTTTACTTCATTGGCGCATTGCAGGTATTCGTGCAGATGTACATCATGACTTGTAGGACGACTTTCTGA
- a CDS encoding ABC transporter substrate-binding protein — MAVFAEPITRNVWNYYGGPGGSVWTGYVVGAYNLSLYGLSDQRFDWVPVAAADFPTDLAIEQSGGQDFWTTQVPLRQGILWSDGEALDADDFVFTVETVQALRLGSNWAQAVDPNFVERVEALDPHTVKVWFKATDEDGDPQTPGLGVWQFGLAFMPIMAEHYWRPVVDEALALGDNAAQVEALFAHVPDGEPSAGGLDFRQWEPGAFYQNGAAPNFAFEGAQITQFGDGSIRTQNPVLGYDETVLGDGDGEVDLEYVVGPHAEHASFNIYGNQDTAILALTNGDVDYVFNPLGLEQGFRNRVEAADDLTLVSNENNGTRYLGFNVRKAPFDSLEFRRAVAILIDKEFVTQTVLQATAFPQYGMVAEGNSFWHNPDIERIGEGLTRAERIDQAVALLEGAGFEFEVRPEVSEDGNFVSVQGKGLTMPGGEPVPQLEILAPSAGYDPLRSTFAIWIERWLNDVGIPARANLAGFNVIVDKLFSDNVAEELDMWILGWAFNIFPNHLESFFHSRYAPENQKGGNNWGGFSDPEFDALADQFLQATTFAEARDLAYRMQAMIATRLPYVTLFETPKLDAYRPAKVEFPYTKVLGGIEQAQGMQTVALIK, encoded by the coding sequence ATGGCCGTTTTTGCCGAACCGATCACTCGCAACGTCTGGAATTACTACGGCGGTCCGGGGGGTTCGGTCTGGACTGGTTACGTCGTCGGGGCCTACAACCTGAGCCTGTACGGTCTCTCTGACCAGCGCTTCGACTGGGTCCCGGTGGCGGCCGCCGATTTCCCGACCGACCTGGCGATCGAGCAATCGGGCGGCCAGGATTTCTGGACCACCCAGGTTCCCCTGCGCCAGGGAATACTCTGGAGCGACGGCGAGGCATTGGATGCCGACGATTTCGTGTTCACGGTCGAGACGGTGCAGGCGCTGCGACTCGGCTCAAACTGGGCCCAGGCGGTCGATCCGAATTTCGTGGAGCGCGTGGAAGCCCTCGACCCGCACACCGTGAAAGTGTGGTTCAAAGCCACCGACGAAGACGGCGATCCGCAGACTCCGGGCCTTGGCGTGTGGCAATTCGGTCTCGCGTTCATGCCCATCATGGCCGAGCATTACTGGCGACCGGTCGTCGATGAAGCTTTGGCCCTGGGCGACAACGCCGCGCAGGTGGAGGCACTGTTCGCGCACGTCCCGGATGGCGAACCCTCGGCCGGCGGTCTCGATTTCCGCCAGTGGGAGCCGGGTGCGTTCTATCAGAACGGGGCCGCTCCAAACTTTGCGTTCGAAGGTGCCCAGATCACCCAGTTCGGAGATGGTTCGATCCGCACCCAGAATCCGGTGCTCGGCTACGACGAAACCGTCCTGGGCGATGGCGATGGCGAGGTCGACCTTGAATACGTGGTCGGACCGCACGCGGAGCACGCCTCATTCAACATTTACGGAAACCAGGACACCGCCATCCTGGCCCTGACCAACGGCGATGTCGACTACGTCTTCAACCCCCTGGGACTCGAGCAGGGTTTCCGCAACCGGGTCGAAGCGGCCGACGACCTCACGCTGGTCAGCAACGAGAACAACGGGACCCGGTACCTGGGTTTCAACGTGCGCAAGGCCCCGTTCGACTCGCTGGAATTTCGCCGTGCTGTCGCGATCCTGATCGACAAGGAATTCGTGACCCAGACGGTCCTGCAGGCGACCGCCTTTCCGCAGTACGGGATGGTCGCGGAGGGGAATTCCTTCTGGCACAACCCGGACATCGAACGAATCGGCGAGGGCCTTACCCGCGCCGAGCGGATCGACCAGGCGGTGGCGCTGCTCGAGGGTGCCGGATTCGAATTCGAAGTCCGGCCGGAGGTCAGCGAGGACGGCAATTTCGTCAGCGTGCAGGGGAAAGGGCTCACAATGCCCGGCGGAGAGCCGGTCCCGCAGCTGGAGATACTGGCCCCCAGCGCAGGCTACGACCCGCTGCGTTCGACGTTTGCGATCTGGATCGAGCGCTGGCTAAACGACGTCGGGATCCCGGCCCGGGCCAACCTGGCCGGATTCAACGTGATCGTCGACAAACTTTTCTCAGATAACGTGGCCGAGGAATTGGACATGTGGATCCTGGGCTGGGCATTCAACATATTCCCCAACCACCTGGAATCCTTCTTCCACTCGCGCTACGCCCCCGAGAACCAGAAGGGCGGCAACAACTGGGGCGGATTCTCCGACCCGGAATTCGACGCCCTGGCCGACCAGTTCCTGCAGGCGACAACGTTTGCCGAGGCACGCGACCTGGCCTACCGCATGCAGGCCATGATCGCCACCCGCCTGCCTTACGTGACCCTCTTCGAAACCCCCAAACTGGACGCTTACCGCCCCGCCAAGGTCGAGTTCCCCTACACCAAGGTGCTGGGCGGGATCGAACAGGCCCAAGGGATGCAGACGGTAGCCCTGATCAAGTAG
- a CDS encoding ABC transporter permease, which yields MTRYLLRRGLQIVLTLFIFVTLVFFLVNAQPGDVSNFFALDPNIPPETRAQIQERFGLDQPLWRQYLTYLGNFVRGDLGTSFSLYPRGVGEVIAERLPRTVMLFATATVASFYLGFALGKVVAWRRGQWFEYVATVGGVSLYTVFTPWFGLMMIWAFAYKLGWFPLGKFLDPRVWSGAEVDANTLFGQMLIAAGLVSVLALAALVIARRRRLPHTTLIGVGVLAAASAAALGAFALAGTAHLALDVISHMVLPVATLTLISFAGTMLLTRNSMLETMREDYVLAARAKGLSEAVVRDRHVARNAILPVVTSLVFSLAFAIDGGVIIETVFSWPGMGQTLVAAAQQEDLPLAVGAFVFVGVFVLLAHLAVDILYALLDPRIRL from the coding sequence ATGACCAGGTACCTGCTGCGGCGGGGCCTGCAGATCGTGCTCACGCTTTTCATTTTCGTCACCCTGGTCTTCTTCCTGGTCAACGCCCAGCCCGGCGACGTGAGCAATTTCTTCGCCCTCGATCCGAACATTCCGCCAGAGACGCGCGCCCAGATCCAGGAGAGATTCGGTCTCGACCAGCCGCTGTGGCGCCAGTATCTGACGTACCTGGGCAACTTCGTGCGCGGGGACCTTGGAACCTCCTTTTCGCTGTATCCGCGCGGGGTGGGCGAGGTGATCGCCGAACGACTCCCGCGCACGGTAATGCTTTTCGCGACGGCCACGGTCGCGTCGTTCTATCTGGGGTTTGCGCTGGGCAAGGTCGTGGCCTGGCGCCGCGGGCAGTGGTTCGAGTACGTAGCCACCGTCGGCGGCGTCTCGCTCTATACCGTATTTACCCCGTGGTTCGGCCTGATGATGATCTGGGCGTTCGCCTACAAACTCGGCTGGTTCCCGCTCGGCAAGTTCCTGGACCCGCGGGTCTGGTCCGGCGCCGAGGTCGATGCCAACACCCTTTTCGGGCAAATGCTGATCGCCGCCGGGCTGGTCTCGGTCCTGGCGCTCGCCGCGCTCGTAATCGCGCGCCGCCGCCGGCTGCCGCACACGACCCTGATCGGGGTAGGAGTGCTCGCGGCGGCCAGCGCCGCCGCGCTTGGAGCCTTCGCCCTTGCCGGGACCGCCCATCTGGCGCTCGACGTGATCTCGCACATGGTCCTGCCGGTTGCGACCCTGACGCTGATTTCATTCGCCGGCACTATGCTGCTCACCCGCAACAGCATGCTCGAGACGATGCGCGAGGACTACGTCCTGGCGGCGCGCGCCAAGGGGCTGTCGGAAGCGGTGGTTCGCGACCGCCACGTCGCCCGCAACGCCATCCTGCCGGTGGTTACCAGTCTGGTGTTTTCGCTGGCGTTCGCGATCGACGGCGGCGTGATCATCGAGACGGTGTTTTCCTGGCCCGGCATGGGCCAGACACTGGTCGCGGCCGCCCAGCAGGAGGACCTGCCGCTGGCAGTCGGGGCCTTCGTGTTCGTCGGGGTATTCGTGCTGCTGGCCCACCTGGCGGTGGACATCCTGTACGCCCTGCTCGATCCCAGGATCCGGCTGTAG
- a CDS encoding ABC transporter permease — translation MRADADYGEGVPIWRVRAGLFWATTRRNWRLFAATRIGLAGLAIISLYALMAIAHPLLMATFWDPAVYDPVVGYAFDQTLQPAPPSRAHPLGTDPLGRDILSQLMFSARTEFVLGLSAAVITVTIGTTVGAVAAYFGGVVDAVLMRLADTMIMVPGISVLIVLSALIGVQQFELALVIGVLSGFGGTAVLLKSQALTVVVKPYIEAARAAGGGPWHVVFTHIVPNLLPLAFLYMMFTVTAAIFSEAVLSFLGLLDVRMSWGLMIHTTESAGYLLDVGSYWWLILPASLSITLLCSSFYLVGRALDEVVNPRLRRR, via the coding sequence ATGAGAGCCGACGCCGACTACGGCGAAGGGGTCCCGATCTGGCGGGTCCGGGCCGGCTTGTTCTGGGCGACCACGCGGCGCAACTGGCGGCTGTTCGCCGCCACCCGGATCGGCCTCGCCGGACTCGCCATCATTTCGCTGTACGCGTTAATGGCGATCGCCCATCCGCTCCTCATGGCAACCTTCTGGGACCCGGCCGTTTACGATCCCGTGGTCGGCTACGCGTTCGATCAGACCCTACAGCCCGCCCCGCCCAGCCGCGCCCACCCGCTCGGCACCGACCCGCTTGGCCGGGACATCCTCTCGCAGCTGATGTTCTCGGCGCGGACCGAGTTCGTGCTCGGCCTGTCAGCCGCGGTCATCACGGTGACCATCGGCACCACGGTAGGGGCGGTCGCGGCCTACTTCGGCGGCGTCGTGGACGCCGTCCTGATGCGCTTGGCCGACACCATGATCATGGTCCCGGGAATCAGCGTGCTGATCGTTCTTTCGGCCCTGATCGGTGTCCAGCAGTTCGAACTGGCCCTGGTAATCGGGGTGTTGTCCGGATTCGGCGGCACCGCAGTGCTGCTCAAGTCCCAGGCCTTGACGGTGGTGGTCAAACCCTACATCGAAGCCGCCCGCGCGGCCGGCGGCGGGCCCTGGCACGTCGTTTTCACGCACATCGTCCCCAACCTATTGCCGCTGGCGTTCCTCTACATGATGTTCACCGTCACCGCCGCCATTTTTTCCGAGGCGGTCCTCTCTTTCCTGGGCCTGCTCGACGTGCGCATGTCCTGGGGGCTGATGATCCACACCACCGAATCGGCCGGGTACCTGCTCGACGTCGGCAGCTACTGGTGGCTGATCCTGCCGGCCAGTCTCTCGATCACTCTCCTTTGCTCCTCCTTCTACCTGGTGGGACGAGCCCTCGACGAGGTCGTTAACCCCAGGCTCCGCCGGCGATGA
- a CDS encoding ABC transporter ATP-binding protein, protein MSPEPLLRVQDLTLEYLTGDGPVAAVDQVSFELRPGQALGLVGESGCGKTTVANCLLRLLPENARVRSGRVLLGGEDILGFSPAQLRELRGNRVAMVFQAAMNSLNPVYRVGDQIIEAIRAHRSLPRERMQERLEELYELVGLDPAVMWSYPHEYSGGMRQRAVIAMALCCDPDVLVADEPTTALDVIVQRQILRRLARIHRRSQRAMILVSHDLAAIAQVCDHVAVMYAGQLIESGPTDRVLSAPIHRYTRALLDAVPRLQGPRRDLAVIGGEPPDLLEPPPSCRFHPRCRQALPECRTAQAPRIERSADHWALCFDPCPEPA, encoded by the coding sequence ATGAGTCCAGAACCGCTGCTCAGGGTTCAGGACCTGACCCTGGAATACCTGACCGGCGACGGACCGGTGGCCGCCGTAGACCAGGTTTCATTCGAACTGCGGCCGGGCCAGGCGCTCGGACTGGTGGGCGAATCCGGCTGCGGCAAGACGACCGTGGCCAACTGCCTGCTGCGCCTTCTGCCGGAGAACGCCCGCGTCCGCTCGGGGAGGGTCCTGCTCGGCGGGGAGGACATCCTGGGTTTTTCACCGGCCCAGCTGCGCGAGTTGCGCGGGAACCGGGTGGCGATGGTCTTCCAGGCGGCGATGAACTCGCTGAATCCGGTTTACCGGGTCGGCGATCAGATCATCGAGGCCATCCGCGCGCACCGCTCGCTGCCGCGCGAGAGGATGCAGGAAAGGCTCGAAGAGCTCTACGAGCTCGTCGGCCTGGATCCCGCCGTCATGTGGTCCTATCCGCACGAGTACAGCGGCGGCATGCGCCAGCGCGCGGTGATCGCGATGGCGCTCTGCTGCGATCCCGACGTGCTGGTGGCCGACGAGCCGACCACCGCCCTGGACGTGATCGTGCAGCGGCAGATCCTGCGGCGCCTGGCCCGGATCCACCGCCGGTCGCAAAGGGCGATGATCCTGGTCTCGCACGACCTGGCGGCGATCGCCCAGGTCTGCGATCACGTGGCGGTCATGTACGCCGGCCAGCTGATCGAATCGGGTCCCACCGACCGGGTGCTTTCCGCGCCCATCCACCGCTACACGCGCGCCCTGCTCGATGCGGTGCCCAGGCTCCAGGGGCCGCGCCGCGATCTGGCGGTCATCGGCGGCGAGCCGCCCGACCTGCTCGAGCCTCCGCCGAGCTGCCGTTTTCATCCCCGCTGCCGGCAGGCCCTGCCGGAGTGCCGCACCGCGCAGGCGCCCCGAATCGAACGCTCGGCGGATCACTGGGCCCTGTGCTTCGACCCATGTCCGGAGCCCGCATGA
- a CDS encoding ABC transporter ATP-binding protein: MLRPMSGARMKDPAGDPIVTVKGLGKTFEQGGGFWARGEALRAVDGVSFQIGRGQCFGLVGGSGSGKTTTGRMLVRLEDPSDGQIIFHEGRASFDVAGLRGRALKSFRRRAQIIFQDPYESLNPRRTVYDSVIEPLRVHRVGGPRHWRASAEEFLARVGIAPPHRYLFRYPHELSGGQRQRVAIARALIIEPDLVVADEPTSMLDVSVRAGVIALLDRLRHELGVSFLLITHDLAVARYLCDEIAVMQNGRIVEQGSVEKLLAEPDHEYSRALLEAAGAAPDRPQPD; encoded by the coding sequence GTGCTTCGACCCATGTCCGGAGCCCGCATGAAGGATCCGGCCGGTGACCCAATCGTGACCGTCAAGGGTCTGGGCAAGACTTTCGAGCAAGGCGGCGGCTTCTGGGCGCGCGGCGAAGCGTTGCGGGCAGTCGACGGCGTCAGCTTCCAGATCGGGCGCGGACAGTGTTTTGGGCTGGTCGGCGGCTCCGGATCGGGCAAGACGACGACCGGTCGCATGCTGGTTCGACTGGAGGACCCCAGCGACGGGCAGATCATCTTCCACGAAGGTCGGGCGAGTTTCGACGTGGCCGGCCTGCGCGGTCGGGCGCTCAAATCATTCCGGCGCCGCGCCCAGATCATCTTCCAGGATCCCTACGAGTCGCTGAACCCCCGGCGAACCGTGTACGACAGCGTCATCGAGCCCTTGCGGGTGCACCGGGTCGGGGGGCCGCGGCATTGGCGGGCAAGCGCCGAGGAGTTCCTGGCCAGAGTCGGGATAGCCCCGCCGCACCGCTACCTCTTCCGCTACCCCCACGAGCTATCCGGCGGCCAGCGGCAGCGGGTCGCCATTGCCCGCGCGCTGATCATCGAACCGGACCTGGTGGTGGCCGACGAACCCACCTCGATGCTGGACGTCTCGGTGCGGGCCGGCGTGATCGCGTTGCTCGACCGGTTGCGGCACGAGCTGGGGGTCAGCTTCCTGCTGATTACCCACGACCTGGCGGTCGCCCGTTACCTGTGCGACGAGATCGCGGTCATGCAGAACGGCCGCATCGTCGAGCAGGGCAGCGTGGAGAAGCTGTTGGCAGAGCCCGACCACGAGTACTCAAGAGCGCTGCTGGAGGCCGCCGGCGCCGCCCCGGACCGTCCCCAACCGGACTGA